The Bryobacteraceae bacterium genome includes a window with the following:
- a CDS encoding membrane protein has product MTGEILYLTELLGLKVYDLRRRPLGRVRDAVLVPKLHPVRVDRFLVAGGGGYTWLYVRHDQVAEISLDGIWLRDEMLVPYHADEYALRLVRDVLDQQIIDARGRKVVRVTDITFEIRREADGDVLHVLEVDIGMRAVLRRLLQGWVPRRWIRRLQRRVPPNSIRWDLCNIVEPDPQRRLRLNISMEPLEQMHPADLADIVEELSPEDREAIIEAIDTEVAAETLSEMDPETQARIIESLDAGKAADILEEMAPDEAADVLAELEEETTEEILEEMESAPKAEVEELLEYDEDTAGGLMNTEFVAVHEEATVADAIDALRARQDLAETVTTIFITDTDDRLRAAIPIARLFLAKPSQRVSELVRPDDEIIQTTTETPASRVLELFDKYNLLTLPVIDDEQRLAGVITADDIISVLRNR; this is encoded by the coding sequence ATGACCGGGGAGATCCTCTATCTGACTGAACTGCTGGGGCTGAAAGTGTATGACCTGAGGCGGCGTCCGCTCGGGCGGGTGCGCGACGCGGTGCTGGTGCCGAAGCTGCATCCGGTGCGCGTGGACCGGTTTCTGGTGGCGGGCGGCGGCGGCTACACCTGGCTCTACGTGCGCCACGACCAGGTGGCCGAGATCAGCCTGGACGGCATCTGGCTGCGGGACGAGATGCTGGTGCCGTACCACGCCGACGAGTACGCCTTGCGGCTGGTGCGGGACGTGCTCGACCAGCAGATCATCGACGCGCGCGGGCGCAAGGTGGTGCGCGTTACCGACATTACGTTCGAAATCCGGCGGGAGGCGGACGGGGACGTTCTTCATGTGCTGGAAGTCGACATCGGGATGCGGGCCGTGCTGCGGCGGCTTTTGCAGGGATGGGTGCCGCGGCGGTGGATCCGCCGCCTGCAGCGGAGGGTGCCCCCGAACTCCATCCGGTGGGACCTGTGCAACATCGTGGAGCCGGACCCGCAGAGGCGGCTGCGGCTGAACATCTCGATGGAGCCGCTCGAGCAGATGCACCCGGCCGACCTGGCCGACATCGTCGAAGAGCTGAGCCCGGAGGACCGGGAGGCGATCATCGAAGCGATCGACACGGAGGTGGCGGCCGAGACCCTGTCCGAAATGGACCCCGAGACGCAGGCGCGCATCATCGAATCGCTGGATGCGGGCAAGGCGGCCGACATTCTGGAAGAGATGGCGCCGGACGAAGCGGCCGACGTGCTGGCCGAGCTGGAAGAGGAGACCACGGAGGAGATTCTCGAAGAGATGGAGAGCGCTCCCAAGGCGGAAGTCGAGGAGCTGCTGGAATACGACGAGGATACGGCGGGCGGTCTGATGAACACGGAGTTTGTCGCCGTGCACGAGGAAGCGACGGTGGCCGACGCCATCGACGCGCTGCGGGCGCGGCAGGACCTGGCCGAAACCGTGACCACGATTTTCATTACTGACACGGACGACCGCCTGCGCGCCGCCATTCCCATCGCGCGGCTGTTTCTGGCGAAGCCGTCCCAGCGCGTCAGCGAACTGGTGCGGCCCGACGACGAGATCATCCAGACGACGACGGAGACGCCCGCTTCGCGCGTGCTTGAACTGTTCGACAAGTACAACCTGCTCACGCTGCCCGTCATCGACGACGAGCAACGCCTGGCCGGCGTGATTACGGCCGACGACATCATCTCCGTGCTGAGGAACCGCTGA
- a CDS encoding Mn transporter, which translates to MLRRLRHHIAVFFAVIGPGFITAMVDNDAGGIFTYSQAGAKYGYLPLWTLAPITLLLVVTQEMCARMGAVTGKGLSDLIREEFGLRTTFFIMTLLVLTNLTNVMANFAGVASSLELFGISRYLTVPAAAAGVWMLVVRGTYARVEKVFLIASSVYVCYIISGVMVKPDWTQAAIYSVRPVLMLEPGYITMLVGMVGTSVAPWMQFYLQAAVVEKGITAKEYVESRLEVIVGCIAMTVIAFFIIVACAGAIHDVAPRDIEDATDAALGLRPFGQYAFLLFAIGLFNASLFAACILPLSTAYTVCEGLGFESGVNKGFREAPVFYWLFTLLIVIGGGVILLPGFPLVKMILLSQVINGALLPLVLIYMILLVNKDRLMKKWKNTRFYNVVGWTSVVILTGLTVALVILSIRDLMAG; encoded by the coding sequence ATGCTGCGGCGGCTGCGCCACCACATCGCGGTCTTCTTCGCCGTCATCGGCCCCGGTTTCATCACGGCGATGGTGGACAACGACGCGGGCGGCATTTTCACCTACTCGCAGGCCGGGGCGAAGTACGGCTATCTGCCGCTGTGGACTCTCGCCCCGATCACGCTGCTGCTGGTGGTGACGCAGGAAATGTGCGCCCGCATGGGGGCGGTGACGGGCAAGGGCCTGTCGGATCTGATCCGCGAAGAGTTCGGCCTGCGGACCACGTTCTTCATCATGACGCTGCTCGTGCTGACGAACCTGACGAACGTGATGGCGAACTTCGCGGGCGTGGCGAGCTCGCTGGAGCTGTTCGGCATCAGCCGCTATCTGACGGTGCCGGCGGCGGCGGCGGGCGTGTGGATGCTGGTGGTTCGGGGCACGTATGCGCGAGTGGAGAAGGTCTTTCTGATCGCGTCCTCCGTATACGTCTGCTACATCATCTCGGGCGTGATGGTGAAGCCGGACTGGACGCAGGCGGCCATCTACAGCGTGCGTCCGGTGCTGATGCTGGAGCCCGGCTACATCACGATGCTGGTGGGGATGGTGGGCACGTCGGTGGCACCGTGGATGCAGTTCTACCTGCAGGCGGCTGTGGTCGAGAAGGGGATCACGGCCAAGGAGTACGTGGAGAGCCGCCTGGAAGTGATCGTAGGCTGCATCGCGATGACGGTGATCGCGTTCTTCATCATCGTGGCGTGCGCGGGCGCCATTCACGACGTGGCGCCGCGCGACATCGAGGACGCGACCGATGCGGCGCTGGGCCTGCGGCCGTTCGGGCAGTATGCGTTCCTGCTGTTCGCGATCGGGCTGTTCAACGCATCGCTGTTCGCCGCCTGCATTCTGCCGCTGTCGACGGCGTACACGGTGTGCGAAGGGCTGGGCTTCGAGTCAGGCGTCAACAAGGGCTTCCGCGAGGCGCCGGTCTTCTACTGGCTGTTCACTCTGCTGATCGTCATCGGGGGCGGCGTGATTCTGCTGCCGGGATTCCCGCTGGTGAAGATGATCCTGCTGAGCCAGGTGATCAACGGCGCGCTGCTGCCGCTGGTGCTGATCTACATGATCCTGCTGGTGAACAAGGACCGGCTGATGAAGAAGTGGAAGAACACGCGCTTCTACAACGTGGTCGGCTGGACCAGCGTGGTGATCCTGACGGGGCTGACGGTGGCGCTGGTGATCCTGAGCATCCGCGATCTGATGGCGGGCTGA
- a CDS encoding glycosidase — protein sequence MTNLANNKHEILFHRYRHNPILRAEDWPYPVNSVFNAGACLLKDGATLLLCRVEDRSGISHLCAARSRDGITGWEIDPEPTLLPDPANHPEEVWGIEDPRITFVPELDRYAVAYTSYSKGGPGVSLALTEDFRHFERFGVIMPPEDKDAALLPRRIGGHWALIHRPVTTWRGAHMWISYSPDLRHWGSHKLILRAREGAWWDANKIGLSPPPIETDRGWLVIYHGVRQTASGALYRLGLALFDLHTPERCLLRSDSWIFGPEESYERQGDVANVVFPCGYTMRPDGDTLYIYYGGADTCVCLATASVRAMLDWLDQHGRPDSGGYA from the coding sequence ATGACGAATCTCGCCAACAACAAGCACGAAATCCTGTTCCACCGCTACCGCCACAATCCGATCCTGCGGGCCGAGGACTGGCCCTACCCGGTCAACTCCGTCTTCAACGCGGGCGCGTGCCTGCTGAAGGACGGCGCCACGCTGCTGCTGTGCCGCGTCGAAGACCGCAGCGGCATTTCGCATCTCTGCGCGGCGCGCTCGCGCGACGGAATCACGGGCTGGGAGATCGACCCCGAGCCGACGCTCCTGCCGGACCCGGCGAATCACCCGGAGGAAGTCTGGGGCATTGAAGATCCCCGCATCACCTTCGTGCCCGAGCTCGACCGCTACGCCGTCGCCTACACCTCGTACTCGAAAGGCGGCCCAGGCGTGTCGCTGGCGCTCACGGAAGACTTCCGCCATTTCGAGCGCTTCGGCGTCATCATGCCGCCCGAGGACAAGGACGCTGCGCTGCTGCCCCGGCGCATCGGCGGCCACTGGGCGCTGATCCACCGCCCCGTCACCACCTGGCGCGGCGCTCATATGTGGATCTCCTACTCGCCGGATCTGCGCCACTGGGGCAGCCACAAGCTGATCCTCCGGGCGCGCGAGGGCGCCTGGTGGGACGCCAACAAGATCGGCCTCTCGCCCCCGCCCATCGAAACGGACCGCGGCTGGCTCGTCATCTATCACGGCGTGCGCCAGACCGCTTCCGGCGCGCTCTACCGGCTCGGGCTCGCGCTGTTCGATCTGCACACGCCCGAGCGCTGCCTGCTGCGCAGCGACAGCTGGATCTTCGGTCCGGAAGAGTCCTACGAGCGCCAGGGCGACGTGGCCAACGTCGTCTTCCCCTGCGGCTACACGATGCGCCCCGACGGCGACACGCTGTACATCTATTACGGCGGCGCCGACACCTGCGTCTGCCTGGCGACAGCCAGCGTCCGCGCGATGCTCGACTGGCTCGACCAGCACGGCCGGCCCGACTCGGGCGGGTACGCCTGA
- a CDS encoding glycosyl transferase, whose protein sequence is MHAAVNPDAPLLIPAAGAPPTLKKIAVVGNYLPRQCGIATFTTHLCEALAAAAPELGVIAIPVNDRPEGYPYPQRVRFELDQNEIDSYISATDFLNINSVDLVCVQHEYGIFGGPAGSHILAMLRQLRMPVVTTLHTVLKEPDENQRRVLEEIAALSDRVVVMTRKGVEFARDIYGIPEEKIDCIPHGIPDVPFVDPNFYKDQFGLQGKTVLLTFGLLSPNKGIEHVIAALPRVLERHPSLVYVVLGATHPHVRMRHGESYRYSLERLARQLDVDRHVVFHNRFVSQEELLDFIGAADIYITPYLNPAQITSGTLAYSVGAGKAVISTPYWHAEELLAEGRGVLVPFADPAGIADAVLRLLDNEAERHAMRKRAYLACREMAWPNVAAMYLRSFEKAREDRSRRPRAVFTAATLRERAVELPAPRHDHLRTLTGPAGLFQHAIHTVPNYAEGYTTDDNARALVLSVMLERRGIEWPFAERYLAFLHHAFRRETGRFRNWMGFDQRWLDETGSEDCHGRAVWALGMVLGESKRDGLRGASGLLLEAALPAVEKFSSPRAWAYVLLGLHHYLRRFPGDRAAQALREDLAGRLMRLYSLVRQPDWLWFEEILAYCNARLSQALIVTGRSLNRKDWLEAGLESLDWLARVQTAEQGHLVPIGSNGFWRRGQERARFDQQPVEAHTMVSACLDAWRATGDERWRTEARRAFEWFLGRNDLGLPLYDATTGGCRDGLHPDRVNQNEGAESTLSFHFALEEMHQAGDILGS, encoded by the coding sequence ATGCACGCCGCCGTCAATCCGGATGCGCCGCTGCTGATTCCGGCCGCCGGCGCGCCGCCGACGCTCAAGAAGATCGCCGTGGTCGGCAACTACCTGCCGCGGCAATGCGGAATCGCCACGTTCACGACGCACCTGTGCGAAGCCCTCGCCGCTGCGGCGCCGGAGCTCGGCGTCATCGCCATCCCGGTCAACGACCGGCCGGAGGGATATCCCTACCCGCAGCGCGTCCGCTTCGAGCTCGACCAGAACGAAATCGACTCCTACATCAGCGCAACGGACTTCCTCAACATCAACAGCGTCGACCTCGTCTGCGTCCAGCACGAGTACGGCATCTTCGGCGGGCCCGCCGGCAGCCACATCCTGGCGATGCTCCGCCAGCTCCGCATGCCCGTCGTCACCACCCTGCACACGGTGCTGAAAGAGCCGGATGAAAACCAGCGGCGGGTGCTCGAGGAAATCGCCGCCCTCAGCGACCGCGTGGTCGTCATGACGCGGAAAGGCGTGGAATTCGCCCGCGATATCTACGGCATTCCTGAAGAGAAAATCGACTGCATTCCCCACGGAATTCCCGACGTTCCTTTCGTCGATCCGAATTTTTACAAGGACCAGTTCGGCCTCCAGGGCAAGACGGTCCTGCTCACGTTCGGCCTGCTGTCGCCGAACAAGGGAATCGAGCACGTCATCGCGGCGCTGCCGCGCGTGCTCGAACGGCACCCCAGCCTCGTCTACGTCGTGCTCGGCGCCACCCATCCTCACGTGCGGATGCGTCACGGCGAGAGCTACCGCTACTCGCTGGAGCGTCTCGCCCGGCAGCTGGATGTGGACCGCCACGTCGTCTTCCACAACCGCTTCGTCAGCCAGGAGGAGCTGCTGGACTTCATCGGCGCCGCCGACATCTACATCACGCCTTATCTCAATCCGGCCCAGATCACTTCCGGCACGCTGGCCTACTCCGTCGGCGCCGGCAAGGCCGTGATTTCGACTCCCTACTGGCACGCCGAAGAGCTGCTCGCCGAAGGGCGCGGCGTGCTGGTCCCGTTCGCCGACCCCGCCGGCATCGCCGACGCCGTACTGCGGCTTCTCGACAACGAGGCCGAGCGGCACGCCATGCGGAAGCGCGCCTACCTCGCCTGCCGCGAAATGGCCTGGCCGAACGTGGCCGCCATGTACCTTCGCTCCTTCGAAAAGGCGCGCGAAGACCGCAGCCGCAGGCCCCGGGCCGTCTTCACTGCCGCCACCCTGCGCGAACGGGCCGTCGAGCTGCCCGCTCCCCGGCACGATCACCTGCGCACGCTGACCGGACCGGCTGGGCTTTTCCAGCACGCCATTCACACGGTTCCGAATTACGCAGAGGGCTACACCACCGACGACAACGCGCGCGCCCTCGTGCTGAGCGTGATGCTCGAGCGGCGCGGCATCGAGTGGCCTTTCGCCGAGCGCTACCTCGCCTTCCTGCATCACGCTTTCCGGCGCGAGACCGGGCGGTTCCGCAACTGGATGGGCTTCGACCAGCGCTGGCTGGACGAGACCGGCAGCGAGGACTGCCACGGGCGCGCTGTCTGGGCGCTGGGCATGGTGCTGGGAGAATCGAAACGCGACGGGCTGCGCGGCGCGTCCGGCCTGCTTCTGGAAGCCGCTCTGCCTGCAGTGGAGAAATTCTCGAGCCCGCGCGCGTGGGCCTATGTCCTGCTCGGCCTGCATCATTACCTGCGGCGCTTCCCCGGCGACCGGGCCGCCCAGGCCCTCCGCGAGGACCTCGCCGGCCGCCTGATGCGGCTCTACTCGCTCGTCAGACAGCCGGACTGGCTCTGGTTCGAGGAGATCCTCGCCTATTGCAACGCCCGGCTCAGCCAGGCGCTCATCGTCACCGGCCGAAGCCTGAACCGCAAGGACTGGCTGGAAGCGGGGCTCGAGTCGCTCGACTGGCTCGCCCGCGTGCAGACGGCCGAGCAGGGCCACCTGGTGCCGATCGGGTCCAACGGCTTCTGGCGGCGGGGGCAGGAGCGGGCGCGCTTCGATCAGCAGCCGGTGGAAGCGCACACGATGGTCTCCGCCTGCCTCGATGCCTGGCGCGCTACAGGCGATGAACGCTGGCGCACCGAGGCCCGCCGCGCCTTCGAGTGGTTCCTCGGCCGCAACGACCTCGGCCTGCCTCTCTATGACGCCACCACCGGCGGCTGCCGCGACGGGCTCCATCCGGACCGCGTCAACCAGAACGAAGGCGCCGAGTCCACGCTGAGCTTCCACTTCGCCCTCGAGGAGATGCACCAGGCCGGCGACATTCTTGGTTCGTGA
- the aspG gene encoding asparaginase, with amino-acid sequence MRRRDWLAMNAALPFAAQAAQTGPKDLVVSSANGLKACARAMEVLKAGGDTLEAAVAGVTLVEDDPNDTSVGYGGLPNEEGVVELDASVMHGPTRRAGSVASVRNIKNVARLAKLVMEQTDHIMLVGEGALRFARAWGFEETNLLTERARMAWIAWKQSLRDREGNNNWTDGLDSPEMLKAAERLKRQFPGASDEMIAWALDVAANPPTGTINLLALNAKGEISGVTTTSGLAWKIPGRVGDSPIIGAGLYVDQDVGAAGSTGRGEENIRIAGAHTIVEMMRQGMAPREACLEALKRIARNFRNNTDLLNRFDINFYALRRDGAYGAASLWNGRVRRGYWADMQFAVNDGTGPSRLENCTFLLERKRP; translated from the coding sequence ATGCGCAGAAGGGACTGGCTGGCGATGAACGCGGCGCTGCCGTTCGCGGCGCAGGCGGCGCAGACAGGGCCGAAGGATCTGGTTGTCTCCAGCGCCAACGGCCTGAAGGCCTGCGCGCGCGCCATGGAAGTGCTGAAAGCAGGCGGCGACACGCTGGAAGCGGCCGTCGCGGGCGTCACTCTCGTCGAGGACGATCCCAACGACACCAGCGTCGGCTACGGCGGACTCCCCAACGAGGAAGGCGTCGTCGAGCTGGACGCCAGCGTCATGCACGGCCCCACGCGCCGCGCCGGTTCGGTGGCCTCCGTGCGCAACATCAAGAACGTCGCCCGCCTGGCGAAACTCGTCATGGAGCAGACCGACCACATCATGCTGGTGGGCGAAGGCGCGCTGCGCTTCGCGCGCGCCTGGGGCTTCGAGGAAACGAACCTCCTCACCGAGCGCGCGCGCATGGCCTGGATCGCCTGGAAACAGTCCCTCCGCGACCGCGAAGGCAACAACAACTGGACCGACGGCCTCGATTCGCCCGAAATGCTCAAGGCGGCCGAAAGGCTGAAAAGGCAGTTCCCCGGCGCCAGCGACGAGATGATCGCCTGGGCGCTCGACGTCGCCGCCAACCCGCCGACGGGCACGATCAATCTGCTGGCTCTCAACGCCAAAGGCGAAATCAGCGGCGTCACCACCACCAGCGGGCTCGCGTGGAAGATCCCCGGACGCGTCGGCGACTCCCCCATCATCGGAGCTGGCCTGTATGTCGATCAGGACGTCGGCGCCGCCGGCTCCACCGGACGCGGCGAGGAAAACATCCGCATCGCCGGCGCCCACACGATCGTCGAGATGATGCGGCAGGGCATGGCGCCCCGCGAAGCCTGCCTGGAGGCGCTGAAACGGATCGCCCGCAACTTCCGCAACAACACGGACCTGCTCAACCGCTTCGACATCAACTTCTACGCCCTGCGCCGGGACGGCGCCTACGGAGCCGCCTCGCTGTGGAACGGCCGGGTGCGGCGCGGCTACTGGGCCGACATGCAGTTCGCGGTCAACGACGGAACCGGCCCGTCCAGGCTGGAAAACTGCACGTTCCTGCTCGAGCGGAAAAGACCCTGA
- a CDS encoding 3-phosphoshikimate 1-carboxyvinyltransferase — translation MVEVIHPARRLHGSLTLPGDKSISHRYAMLASVAGGLSTIRNYSSGADCHSTLRCIRSLGIEVEVQGSEVRIRGRGLHGYQAPAGDLDAGNSGSTIRMLSGLLAGQPFESRLVGDESLSRRPMQRIMEPLRRMGASVEAREGKYPPLVIRGGELQPIDYESPVASAQVKSCVLLAGLMADGATSVREPARTRDHTEVALREFGAEVESGSGWARVRGPARLEPRELVVPGDLSSAAFFLAAAAMLEGSDLILENIGLNPTRAALIDFLAAAGARIQVLDIGMRHGEPVGVLRVRGSKLAGGVIEKGLSAALIDEIPVLAVLGAVSEEGLTVRDAAELRVKETDRIETVAENLRRLGVKVETAPDGLRVEGRQRFRAGTVDSFGDHRIAMAFAVAGLSADGPVTIEGAEAASVSFPEFWSKLREAAGQGAP, via the coding sequence ATGGTTGAAGTGATCCACCCGGCGCGCCGCCTGCATGGCAGCCTCACCCTGCCGGGCGACAAGTCCATCTCGCACCGCTACGCCATGCTGGCCTCGGTGGCCGGAGGGCTGTCGACGATCCGGAATTATTCGTCCGGGGCCGATTGCCACTCCACGCTGCGCTGCATCCGTTCCCTGGGCATCGAGGTGGAGGTGCAGGGTTCCGAAGTGCGCATCCGCGGCCGCGGCCTGCACGGCTATCAGGCGCCGGCGGGGGATCTGGACGCGGGCAACTCCGGCTCGACGATCCGCATGCTGTCCGGACTGCTCGCCGGGCAGCCGTTCGAGTCGCGGCTCGTCGGCGATGAGAGCCTCTCGCGCCGGCCGATGCAGCGCATCATGGAGCCGCTGCGGCGCATGGGGGCGTCGGTGGAGGCGCGGGAAGGGAAGTATCCGCCCCTGGTGATCCGCGGCGGCGAGCTGCAGCCGATCGACTACGAATCGCCTGTGGCCAGCGCGCAGGTGAAGAGCTGCGTGCTGCTGGCCGGGCTGATGGCCGACGGCGCGACCAGCGTGCGCGAGCCCGCCCGCACGCGCGACCACACGGAAGTGGCGCTGCGCGAATTCGGGGCGGAAGTGGAATCGGGCAGCGGCTGGGCGCGGGTGCGCGGTCCGGCGCGGCTGGAGCCGCGCGAGCTGGTAGTGCCGGGCGATCTGAGCTCGGCGGCGTTTTTCCTTGCGGCGGCCGCCATGCTGGAGGGCTCGGATCTCATTCTCGAAAACATCGGTCTGAACCCGACGCGCGCGGCGCTGATCGATTTTCTGGCCGCCGCGGGGGCGCGCATCCAGGTGCTGGACATCGGCATGAGGCACGGCGAGCCGGTGGGTGTGCTGCGGGTGCGGGGCTCGAAGCTGGCCGGAGGCGTGATCGAGAAAGGGCTGTCAGCTGCGCTGATCGACGAGATTCCGGTGCTGGCCGTGCTGGGCGCCGTCAGCGAGGAAGGCCTGACGGTGCGTGACGCCGCCGAATTGCGGGTGAAAGAGACGGACCGCATCGAGACGGTGGCGGAAAACCTGCGGCGGCTGGGAGTGAAGGTTGAGACGGCGCCGGACGGCCTGCGCGTGGAGGGCCGGCAGCGGTTCCGCGCCGGGACCGTGGACAGTTTCGGCGATCACCGCATCGCCATGGCGTTCGCGGTTGCCGGACTTTCGGCCGACGGGCCGGTGACGATTGAAGGCGCCGAGGCGGCCTCGGTGTCTTTCCCCGAGTTCTGGAGTAAACTGCGAGAGGCCGCCGGCCAGGGGGCGCCGTGA
- the tpi gene encoding triosephosphate isomerase, producing the protein MRTPLIAGNWKMYKTPAETKEFFARFLPLVEKSTHADIAICPPFIDIPAAVEAAAGSRVGIGAQNCYWQNKEGAFTGEVTPAMLKAAGCTYVIIGHSERRQYFGETDETVLRRTRAALEAGLTPIVCVGELLEEREAGRTNEVLQRQFDGGIAGLSAEEFARIIIAYEPVWAIGTGKVATPETAEDAHRFLRGLAEAKYGKAAADALRILYGGSVKPDNIRGLMAQPDLDGALVGGASLKPEDFAAIVNF; encoded by the coding sequence ATGCGCACACCCCTGATCGCCGGTAACTGGAAAATGTACAAGACGCCGGCAGAAACCAAGGAATTCTTCGCCCGTTTTCTGCCTCTCGTGGAGAAATCCACGCACGCCGACATCGCCATCTGCCCGCCCTTCATCGACATCCCTGCGGCGGTGGAAGCGGCTGCCGGCAGCCGCGTCGGCATCGGCGCGCAGAACTGCTACTGGCAGAACAAGGAAGGCGCGTTCACGGGCGAGGTGACTCCGGCCATGCTCAAGGCCGCCGGCTGCACGTACGTCATCATCGGCCACAGCGAGCGCCGGCAGTACTTCGGCGAAACGGACGAAACCGTGCTCAGGCGCACGCGCGCCGCTCTGGAGGCGGGCCTCACGCCGATCGTCTGCGTCGGCGAACTGCTGGAAGAGCGCGAGGCCGGCCGCACCAACGAAGTGCTCCAGAGGCAGTTTGACGGCGGCATTGCCGGGCTGAGCGCCGAGGAGTTCGCGCGCATCATCATCGCCTACGAGCCGGTCTGGGCCATCGGTACAGGCAAGGTGGCCACGCCCGAGACGGCCGAGGACGCCCACAGGTTCCTGCGCGGACTCGCTGAAGCGAAATACGGCAAAGCTGCGGCCGATGCGCTGCGCATTCTCTACGGCGGCAGCGTGAAGCCCGACAACATCCGCGGCCTCATGGCGCAGCCCGATCTGGACGGCGCGCTGGTGGGAGGCGCGTCGCTCAAGCCCGAAGATTTCGCCGCCATCGTCAACTTCTGA
- a CDS encoding DNA-binding response regulator has translation MYTILLVDDHRIIRDGLRAMLEASGEFRVVGEAETGAQAIALAARLQPHLVVMDLSLPGINGIEATIELLRESPHSKVVILSMYDDQASVVQAMRSGARGFVLKKASQADLTAALHTVARGGTYLSPEVSDKFLECVRKGDFTRRNSSVLAVLTPRELQVMRLIAEGKSSKEIAGVLDLSLETVRGYRKSLMRKLNVNNVAALTQIAVAEGLTRASQLGASA, from the coding sequence ATGTACACGATCCTGCTCGTCGACGACCATCGCATCATCCGCGACGGACTGCGGGCGATGCTGGAGGCGTCGGGAGAGTTCCGCGTTGTCGGGGAGGCGGAGACGGGGGCGCAGGCGATCGCTCTCGCGGCTCGGCTGCAGCCTCACCTGGTGGTGATGGATCTGAGCCTTCCTGGCATCAACGGAATCGAGGCCACGATCGAACTGCTGCGAGAGTCGCCGCACTCGAAGGTCGTGATTCTGTCCATGTACGATGATCAGGCATCCGTCGTGCAGGCCATGCGCAGCGGGGCGCGCGGATTCGTGCTGAAGAAAGCCAGCCAGGCGGATCTGACAGCGGCTCTGCACACTGTGGCGCGGGGCGGCACCTATCTGAGCCCCGAGGTGTCGGACAAATTCCTCGAGTGTGTGCGGAAAGGCGACTTCACGCGGCGCAATTCCTCGGTGCTCGCCGTGCTGACGCCCCGCGAACTGCAGGTGATGCGGCTGATCGCGGAGGGCAAGTCCAGCAAGGAGATCGCGGGCGTGCTCGACCTGAGCCTCGAGACGGTTCGCGGCTACCGGAAGAGCCTCATGCGAAAATTGAATGTGAACAATGTGGCCGCGCTCACCCAGATCGCGGTAGCGGAAGGGCTGACGCGCGCCTCGCAACTGGGCGCTTCCGCATGA